GGTGGACCTATTCTTGAATCATATCCACCAAAAATCAAAGGGTTAAAGATTGAAATCAAAGATAGCAAGAATTAAAGTAGAAAGCCCTTGTAAGCTTACGGGTGTTGTTCCAGGAAGGATAAACCGCCTTTTTGTTAATTTATTATTGAGCTAATCCATCTGGAAAGTAAAGAATTTTCCTTTTTAGCCAATGAGACAGCATTACTGTATTAAAAAAGGGCAGTTTGTGAAGAAATGTACTTAAACTAACGGGTGCTTTAGTTAAACAAGATCAGTGCTGTCATAATGGCAGCTCTTTCTTGTTGAACTAACGTGGCAGGTTAATTCAAGAATATTGCATATTTATTATTATAGAAAAGGAGATGGTATTACATGTCAATCCTCCATTTAATGGTCGGTCTCCCCTGTAGTGGTAAGACTACCCTTGCTCGCAAACTTGAAAAAAAATATTCCGCACTTCGACTTACTCCCGATGAATGGCATACGCGATTAGGTCATGATTTCGGGTATAACATGACGGAATCGGACGAAGCAATACACAATGCTAGACATGAAGCAGTGGAATCTCTGATGTGGGATGTTGCAGCTAGAATTATAGTTCTTGGTGTTGATGTTATTCTAGATTTTGGATTCTGGAGTAGAAGTGAACGGGATGAGTTTCGTTCTCGTGCCAAGGAACTAGGAGCTGACTTTAAAATCCATTTTAATGATATATCAGAAGAGGAGCTATTTGAACGTTTAAGGACTAGAAATGCTCAGAAACCAGAAGCGACTTTTGTTATTCCCGAAGCTAAACTTAAAGAGTGGATACAAATCTTCGAGCGACCTTCACCAGAGGAGCTTGAGTAATACAATACTTGAACTAACGGGTGCTTTAGTTGAAGAAGACCATCGATGATGGTCTATTTTTTTGTATTTAAATCGCCACTTTTTATTGATGTTTAACGGAGCTATAAAATTATCGTTTTTCTCCTATTATATACATGTTCATTTACCATATCCTTGACATTGAATTACACAAAAGTTATCTTTTTTGGCGATGGATTATTCGCAATAAAGGAATTACACATCTTCTGTTTCCAGCTTCCCTTTTAGTTTTTTTGATTGAGTGTCATTTTAAAGTTCTAAACCATGGCTAATCACACAAATTAACTTATAATTGTTTCAAAAAAGTACTTAAGTGTAGCTGTATTAGGCAACATTTGGGACTTGACTGAGAAGAGCTAATTGTAAAAAAGAAACAGTCCCAAGCACTAAACTAGTACTTGGGACTGTTTCTTTTATAGATAAGGACTTTCATGCTTCGCCTTAAGCATATTCCAACGGCGATCAACTTCTTTATCAAACATCTCTAACATGTCTTTACTATTTTCATTGAGTAAATGTTTCGTTTTACCCATCAGCTTCAGCCATTCGGATACAGCTAACCGTTTATTTTTCTCTTCAGGATTATAGGTAACGGTTGTAATTCCATGCTCAACCTCATAAAGAGGGAAGAAGCAGGAGTTAACAGCAGCCTCAACAATCGTCTGTCCTAATTCATCCTTTGATTTCCAGTTCAATGGACAAGTAATTAATATTTTGCCATAAACCAAGCCTTCATTATTGGCATACCACTGGGCTTTTGCTGCTTTCTTTAAAAGGTCGCGATCGAAAGCTTCCGTACCGGTAAATACATAAGGAATATGGGTAGCTGCCATTATTTGAGCAGTATCCTTGTGGTGGAATGGCTTTCCATTTTGGAACCCGCCAATATTGGAAGTACTCGTCATATGTCCCATAGGAGTAGAGTAGGACAGCTGGCTTCCAGTATTCATATAACCTTCATTATCATACTCAAGAATAATCATTTTATGGTTGCGCAATGCGGTCCCAATCGCTGGACCCATTCCGATGTCCATACCCCCGTCACCTGTAACCATCACGAAAGTAAAGTCATCACTTAGACCAAGTTCTGCTAATTCTCCGCGTCGCTTCCTTTCATGGAACATTTCCACAAGACCAGAAAGAGTGGCAGAGCCATTTTGGAAAAGGTTATGGATATATGTTGCTTTATGTGAGCTATAAGGGAAACCAGTAGTTACAACCATAGCACATCCAGTGTGGAATAATGCAACGATGTCACCTTCAATTCCTTTGAAAAACAACTCCAGTCCAGAGAATATACCGCAGCCAGGGCAAGCCCCGTGGCCGGAAGCCAATCTTTTTGGCTTTTTCGTTAAACTCCGCATAGGTGGAATTTTCACTTTCAGTTCACCCGTTTTTTCATCAGGAGTGACCGTGATTAAACCGGTATTTAGGTCTTCTTTTTTCATCGGATTCAAAACACGTTTTGGAGCAAATTCTACGTTGCCGGGATTATGCCCAAAATAGTCAAAAGGCTTCTCAGCAAATCCTTTTTCGGCAGCTTCTAAAGCTAACTCGAAAAAGTGTTCAGCGTCATCGGCATAAAAGTCTTTTCCGCCCAATCCGTAAATTCGGTTGA
This genomic stretch from Neobacillus niacini harbors:
- a CDS encoding AAA family ATPase, translated to MSILHLMVGLPCSGKTTLARKLEKKYSALRLTPDEWHTRLGHDFGYNMTESDEAIHNARHEAVESLMWDVAARIIVLGVDVILDFGFWSRSERDEFRSRAKELGADFKIHFNDISEEELFERLRTRNAQKPEATFVIPEAKLKEWIQIFERPSPEELE
- a CDS encoding thiamine pyrophosphate-dependent enzyme — encoded protein: MSIEINQENLKTELGTVEQSFVFESGNEMAAYAAHQINYHVMGYFPISPSTEVAQFLDGMKSRGEHDIVLIPADGEHGSAGICYGASTGGGRVFNATSANGFLYMLEQLPVQSGTRFPMVLNLVNRSVSGPLNIHGDHSDLYFGLNTGWPILMARDPQIVYDMNIIAIKLAEDPEVRLPVIVSFDGYFTSHQKRRVQVIKNRSDVQKFIGEPPRNFPHALDRENPVTIGPYMNEPDYINNCYQQSEAMYNAEAVFERISKEYAELTGREYPILDLYRMEDAEVAVFMLNSAAEVCKDVVDRLRLKGIKAGVISPNMIRPFPQKQIAEALKNVKAVTVGDRADSYGAHGGNMALELRAALQTVGNAHTKVINRIYGLGGKDFYADDAEHFFELALEAAEKGFAEKPFDYFGHNPGNVEFAPKRVLNPMKKEDLNTGLITVTPDEKTGELKVKIPPMRSLTKKPKRLASGHGACPGCGIFSGLELFFKGIEGDIVALFHTGCAMVVTTGFPYSSHKATYIHNLFQNGSATLSGLVEMFHERKRRGELAELGLSDDFTFVMVTGDGGMDIGMGPAIGTALRNHKMIILEYDNEGYMNTGSQLSYSTPMGHMTSTSNIGGFQNGKPFHHKDTAQIMAATHIPYVFTGTEAFDRDLLKKAAKAQWYANNEGLVYGKILITCPLNWKSKDELGQTIVEAAVNSCFFPLYEVEHGITTVTYNPEEKNKRLAVSEWLKLMGKTKHLLNENSKDMLEMFDKEVDRRWNMLKAKHESPYL